The sequence below is a genomic window from Anaerolineales bacterium.
GGGTCTGAAAAACCTCGACGCTGGGACCGACATCTACTCCTTCGGCGTGGTAATGTACGAGTTGGCGGTCGGCCGGGTGCCGTTCAACGCCGATACCCCCTTTTCCATCATCCACGATCACATCTTTACCCCGTTGCCCCTGCCGCGGGCGATCAATCCAAAGGTACCCGAAGGAGTCGAACGGGTTCTGCTAAAGGCGCTCGCCAAGGACCGCAAGGACCGGTTCGCGGACGTGGAATCCCTGGTCCAGGCCTTCCTCGATTCGATCCATGACGTCGCCCCGGCGCCGGTCAAGGCTTCGCCCTCGACCATACGCGCGGCGCAGCCCGAACCCTCCGCGGAGCCCAAGGCCAAGCCGAAACCGCCCAAAAAACCGCCGGTTTGGAAACGGATCCCCCAATGGGCGCTGGGAGCCATGGCAACCTCGGCTTGCGTCTGTTTTTGCGTCGCGGGATTCCTGACGCTGGGAGCGGTTTCCGACAGGCAAAATCAGAAGGCCACGCAAACCGCCTTGGCGGCAGGCGGGGCAATGGGAACTTCGCCTTCGCCGGCGGAGCGAATTCCTGCGGAAGGGAAAAAACCGCCGGAATCGCTTTCCACGGAGGAATTTGATGTTCCGGAAGATTCGGCCGAGGCTTGGGCGCACTTCCGGAAGGGAATGGAGTATCTGGCTAAAGGGGATCAGCAGGCGGCCGACAAGGAATTCGCCACCGCACTGCAGTTACTGCCGGTCGAGAGGATCGGGATCATGCTTCTCGCCGTCGAACAACTGAATGGCCGCGGGCAATGGATCATGTCGGCTCAATATCTACAAAAGGGATTGGACTGGAATCCGGACGAACCCACGCTGCGCCTTGCGGCGGAGGAGGTCCTGTTCCACATCGCCGGAATCCTGGATGCCGAGCCGCTGGTGCGCTGGTTCGTGGATCGGATCCCGCGCTGGGCGATCTCGCAGGGAGCGATGGGGCGCTGGCTGACGATCTTCTCCCCGGATCCGGAAGGCGGAGCGGCGTTCATCGAACACGGGCAGGAGCTCGCGCGGGGACAAGAAAAGCCCTTCGTGCGCGCGATCCTGGGCGAGCATTATTGCGTGATCGGAAGAACGGAGGAAGGAATCAACCTGTTGCGGGAAGTGATGGAAGACCCCAATATCCTGCCCTGGCTGAGGGCGGAAGTAGAGAGGATGATCGAAAAATGGCAACCGAAGTGAAGCGCAGACCGTGCATGGCGGCGAACTGGAAGATGAACAAGACCTCCGCGGAGGGGGCGGAATTCGTGCGCCGGATTCTCCCGGGCCTCAAGGAAGCGGACGGAGTGGAACGGGTGATTTGCCCGCCGGCCGCCGCGCTCCCCGCGCTGGCGGACCTGCTGAAGGGCAGCGGGATCGGGCTCGGCGCACAGAACATGCATTGGGAGCCGAAGGGCGCCTTCACCGGAGAACTTTCGGCGGCGATGGTCAAAGAATGGTGCAACTACGTAATCCTCGGGCATTCCGAGCGGCGCGGCTTGTTCGGCGAGACCGACGAGATGGTGGCCAAGAAGGTCAAGGCGGCGCTGGCGGCCGGACTCATGCCGATTATCTGCGTCGGAGAGACCCTCGCCGAAAACGAAGCCGGACAAACAGATGCGGTCGTCCGGCGGCAGATGAATGCGGCCTTTGACGGCCTGACTCCCGACCAAGCCGGGACGACGATCGTCGCCTACGAACCGGTGTGGGCGATCGGAACCGGACGCGCGGCGCACGGACCGGACGCCAACAAGGTCATCGCCGGGTCGATCCGTTCGGTACTCACCGAACGCTTTGGGAACGCCGTCGCCCAGGCGGTGCGGGTCCTCTACGGCGGCAGCGTGACGCCCGACAACATCGCCGAGTTCCTTTCCGAACCGGAGATCGACGGCGGATTGGTGGGCGGGGCGAGTTTGAAACCGGAATACGTGGAAGTCGTAAAAGCGGCATTAAAGAGAATTAAATAAACCGACCAAGAAAACCTGAAGGACACGAAGATATAACGGACAATCTTCGTGTCCTTTTGTATTTACTCGGCCTCCCCCTCATCCGCCCTTCGGGCACCTTCTCCCAGCCCTACATCTGCGTATGTAGATATGCATTTGTTGAAAGCCCTCCAGCTTAAACGATGGGCTGGGAGAAGGATGGAGTGAGGGGGAATAATTGGATGGTTTTTCGACTATTATTTCAATCCTTGCATCATGCTGAGCAGATACGTCCTTTTTTTATTGCATCCTCTTTGTTGATTCGGTCAAGAACTCCAACGCCTCCGGCAGGGAATTACCTGTCCGGGTGCTTAAAAAACCCTTTTAGAGTGTGCTTGAGGCTTGTCCTCGCGAAATGGGAGGGACCGGAGAAAGAGAAGCAATCTCATTCTACTGAAAGGCAGGGAGATTGCTTCGTCCGACCCGGACCTCACAGGCGGGCCGGGGCGGCTTCGTTGACCAGGCTTAGCCAAGGAGAAGTCGGGGCTGGACTCGCCATGACGGCTCCTGTCTTTTTCAGCACCCTGCTAAATGGGTTAGGCTATGGGAGTAAAAATATTCCGGGCGGAAACAATCCCGGAAATTGGAGCCGAAGGATTTCTCGAAAATGATCCGAGAATAATCATTATCTCCTCCGCCATCCGCCTTTTTTTTTCGGCAATTATCCCAAAGGAAGGAAGCCAAGTGAACTTGGTAGGGAGGGGGACTAGGGAGATCAATAGGAAACCGGAAGGGTGATGCGGAGTGCGGGAACCGGTAAAAA
It includes:
- a CDS encoding serine/threonine protein kinase, yielding MSFANGQNVGPYRILEQLGQGGMATVYRAYHAGLDRYVAIKVLHAAFREDPSFTARFTREARVVAKLEHPHIVPIYDYSEYEGQPYLVMKYIEGETLKARLIRGPLSAGEAVRVIEAVGAALSYAHGKGILHRDVKPSNVLLTPDGGIYLADFGLARIAQSGESTLSSDMLLGTPHYISPEQAQGLKNLDAGTDIYSFGVVMYELAVGRVPFNADTPFSIIHDHIFTPLPLPRAINPKVPEGVERVLLKALAKDRKDRFADVESLVQAFLDSIHDVAPAPVKASPSTIRAAQPEPSAEPKAKPKPPKKPPVWKRIPQWALGAMATSACVCFCVAGFLTLGAVSDRQNQKATQTALAAGGAMGTSPSPAERIPAEGKKPPESLSTEEFDVPEDSAEAWAHFRKGMEYLAKGDQQAADKEFATALQLLPVERIGIMLLAVEQLNGRGQWIMSAQYLQKGLDWNPDEPTLRLAAEEVLFHIAGILDAEPLVRWFVDRIPRWAISQGAMGRWLTIFSPDPEGGAAFIEHGQELARGQEKPFVRAILGEHYCVIGRTEEGINLLREVMEDPNILPWLRAEVERMIEKWQPK
- a CDS encoding triose-phosphate isomerase, whose protein sequence is MATEVKRRPCMAANWKMNKTSAEGAEFVRRILPGLKEADGVERVICPPAAALPALADLLKGSGIGLGAQNMHWEPKGAFTGELSAAMVKEWCNYVILGHSERRGLFGETDEMVAKKVKAALAAGLMPIICVGETLAENEAGQTDAVVRRQMNAAFDGLTPDQAGTTIVAYEPVWAIGTGRAAHGPDANKVIAGSIRSVLTERFGNAVAQAVRVLYGGSVTPDNIAEFLSEPEIDGGLVGGASLKPEYVEVVKAALKRIK